A stretch of the Danio rerio strain Tuebingen ecotype United States chromosome 18, GRCz12tu, whole genome shotgun sequence genome encodes the following:
- the ccnb1l gene encoding cyclin B1, like (The RefSeq protein has 4 substitutions compared to this genomic sequence) — protein MSPRVTRARSKSAATRAQKPQTAPYFLRSRVPLGNASNLIGQERGVEVLKKPKAARAKKQSAKSNCVAKEKEKTPEPVPQAPDCAAAAAVFQADSPQCFSSLLLQEIQDSGDAADAQMCCEYERDIYTYLQHLEVALSVRPCYLQGQQVSAGMRALALDWLMQVQREFRLQPETLFMTVGIIDRFLQSNPVPKQYLQLVCVTAMLLSCKYEEVYPPTVGDFAFVTDGAYSCGDVRRMERIILKRLDYSLGRPNPLHFLQRACRVSQASAQHQSLAQFLLEVSVLDSDLLHVPPSLLAAAAFAESRRILDSGERSLHLQHQSGYSAETLTPVMLQMENQLKKISSEHAEIHSRYQKQMRMARTLR, from the exons ATGTCGCCTCGAGTTACACGA GCGCGCTCCAAATCCGCCGCCACGCGTGCGCAGAAGCCGCAGGCAGCACCGTATTTTCTCCGCTCCAGAGTCCCGTTAGGAAACGCGTCCAACCTGATCGGGCTGGAGAGAGTAGTGGAGGTGCTGAAG AAGCCGAAAGCTGCGCGCGCGAAGAAGCAAAGCGCAAAATCCAACTGCGTGGCCAAAGAGAAGGAGAAAAcgccagag CCGGTTCCTCAGGCTCCAGACTGTGCCGCCGCCGCTGCTGTGTTTCAGGCTGATTCTCCTCAGTGTTTCTCCAGTCTTCTGCTCCAGGAGATTCAGGATTCCGGAGACGCTGCTGATGCGCAGATGTGCTGTGAATATGAGCGAGACATCTACACTTATTTACAACACCTCGAG GTTGCGCTCTCCGTCAGGCCGTGTTATCTGCAGGGTCAGCAGGTGTCTGCAGGTATGCGAGCGCTGGCTCTGGATTGGCTGATGCAGGTGCAGAGAGAGTTCAGACTGCAGCCCGAGACTCTGTTCATGACCGTCGGCATCATCGACCGCTTCCTGCAG AGTAACCCGGTGCCGAAGCAGTATCTGCAGCTGGTGTGTGTGACGGCCATGCTGCTGTCCTGTAAATATGAGGAGGTGTATCCGCCGACGGTGGGAGATTTCGCGTTCGTGACTGATGGAGCGTACTCATGTGGAGACGTACGGCGCATGGAGAGGATCATCCTCAAACGACTCGACTACAGCCTCGGACGACCCAACCCGCTGCACTTTCTGCAGAGAGCTTGCAGAGTCAGCCAG gcctCTGCGCAGCATCAGTCTCTGGCTCAGTTTCTCCTGGAAGTCTCAGTTCTGGATTCTGATCTTCTCCATGTTCCTCCGTCTCTCCTCGCTGCTGCTGCGTTTGCTGAATCTCGCAGGATTCTGGACTCTGGAGAGCGG AGTCTCCATCTCCAGCATCAGAGCGGATACAGTGCAGAAACTCTGACTCCAGTGATGCTGCAGATGGAGAATCAGCTGAAGAAGATCAGCTCTGAACACGCG GAGATCCACAGCAGATACCAGAAGCAGATGCACATGGCCAGAACACTGCGCTGA
- the ccnb1l gene encoding cyclin B1, like isoform X1 yields MSPRVTRARSKSAATRAQKPQAAPYFLRSRVPLGNASNLIGLERVVEVLKKPKAARAKKQSAKSNCVAKEKEKTPEPVPQAPDCAAAAAVFQADSPQCFSSLLLQEIQDSGDAADAQMCCEYERDIYTYLQHLEVALSVRPCYLQGQQVSAGMRALALDWLMQVQREFRLQPETLFMTVGIIDRFLQSNPVPKQYLQLVCVTAMLLSCKYEEVYPPTVGDFAFVTDGAYSCGDVRRMERIILKRLDYSLGRPNPLHFLQRACRVSQASAQHQSLAQFLLEVSVLDSDLLHVPPSLLAAAAFAESRRILDSGERSLHLQHQSGYSAETLTPVMLQMENQLKKISSEHALQEIHSRYQKQMHMARTLR; encoded by the exons ATGTCGCCTCGAGTTACACGA GCGCGCTCCAAATCCGCCGCCACGCGTGCGCAGAAGCCGCAGGCAGCACCGTATTTTCTCCGCTCCAGAGTCCCGTTAGGAAACGCGTCCAACCTGATCGGGCTGGAGAGAGTAGTGGAGGTGCTGAAG AAGCCGAAAGCTGCGCGCGCGAAGAAGCAAAGCGCAAAATCCAACTGCGTGGCCAAAGAGAAGGAGAAAAcgccagag CCGGTTCCTCAGGCTCCAGACTGTGCCGCCGCCGCTGCTGTGTTTCAGGCTGATTCTCCTCAGTGTTTCTCCAGTCTTCTGCTCCAGGAGATTCAGGATTCCGGAGACGCTGCTGATGCGCAGATGTGCTGTGAATATGAGCGAGACATCTACACTTATTTACAACACCTCGAG GTTGCGCTCTCCGTCAGGCCGTGTTATCTGCAGGGTCAGCAGGTGTCTGCAGGTATGCGAGCGCTGGCTCTGGATTGGCTGATGCAGGTGCAGAGAGAGTTCAGACTGCAGCCCGAGACTCTGTTCATGACCGTCGGCATCATCGACCGCTTCCTGCAG AGTAACCCGGTGCCGAAGCAGTATCTGCAGCTGGTGTGTGTGACGGCCATGCTGCTGTCCTGTAAATATGAGGAGGTGTATCCGCCGACGGTGGGAGATTTCGCGTTCGTGACTGATGGAGCGTACTCATGTGGAGACGTACGGCGCATGGAGAGGATCATCCTCAAACGACTCGACTACAGCCTCGGACGACCCAACCCGCTGCACTTTCTGCAGAGAGCTTGCAGAGTCAGCCAG gcctCTGCGCAGCATCAGTCTCTGGCTCAGTTTCTCCTGGAAGTCTCAGTTCTGGATTCTGATCTTCTCCATGTTCCTCCGTCTCTCCTCGCTGCTGCTGCGTTTGCTGAATCTCGCAGGATTCTGGACTCTGGAGAGCGG AGTCTCCATCTCCAGCATCAGAGCGGATACAGTGCAGAAACTCTGACTCCAGTGATGCTGCAGATGGAGAATCAGCTGAAGAAGATCAGCTCTGAACACGCG CTGCAGGAGATCCACAGCAGATACCAGAAGCAGATGCACATGGCCAGAACACTGCGCTGA
- the ccnb1l gene encoding cyclin B1, like isoform X2 translates to MRALALDWLMQVQREFRLQPETLFMTVGIIDRFLQSNPVPKQYLQLVCVTAMLLSCKYEEVYPPTVGDFAFVTDGAYSCGDVRRMERIILKRLDYSLGRPNPLHFLQRACRVSQASAQHQSLAQFLLEVSVLDSDLLHVPPSLLAAAAFAESRRILDSGERSLHLQHQSGYSAETLTPVMLQMENQLKKISSEHALQEIHSRYQKQMHMARTLR, encoded by the exons ATGCGAGCGCTGGCTCTGGATTGGCTGATGCAGGTGCAGAGAGAGTTCAGACTGCAGCCCGAGACTCTGTTCATGACCGTCGGCATCATCGACCGCTTCCTGCAG AGTAACCCGGTGCCGAAGCAGTATCTGCAGCTGGTGTGTGTGACGGCCATGCTGCTGTCCTGTAAATATGAGGAGGTGTATCCGCCGACGGTGGGAGATTTCGCGTTCGTGACTGATGGAGCGTACTCATGTGGAGACGTACGGCGCATGGAGAGGATCATCCTCAAACGACTCGACTACAGCCTCGGACGACCCAACCCGCTGCACTTTCTGCAGAGAGCTTGCAGAGTCAGCCAG gcctCTGCGCAGCATCAGTCTCTGGCTCAGTTTCTCCTGGAAGTCTCAGTTCTGGATTCTGATCTTCTCCATGTTCCTCCGTCTCTCCTCGCTGCTGCTGCGTTTGCTGAATCTCGCAGGATTCTGGACTCTGGAGAGCGG AGTCTCCATCTCCAGCATCAGAGCGGATACAGTGCAGAAACTCTGACTCCAGTGATGCTGCAGATGGAGAATCAGCTGAAGAAGATCAGCTCTGAACACGCG CTGCAGGAGATCCACAGCAGATACCAGAAGCAGATGCACATGGCCAGAACACTGCGCTGA